The Coccidioides posadasii str. Silveira chromosome 2, complete sequence genomic interval CCGACCTAGGTCTTTTACTAGGGAGTGTGTATATGTCATCTTGCTTTTGTGTCATTCAAAGACTGCCTAGTATGCCTGTTTGTATTTTCAAGGTTCAGGGCCCTCAAGGTCTAGTTGCAGTTCGTTTATAACGTCCTGAGACAAATAATGCCCACCTTTGCTCTTCATACTAGCTATCAATGTCcaaaggccatcaaaaaCTTTCAGACTTTCTCCATTGAACATCACATATATGGGAGCGCCCTGTAGTTATATGTAGAATTGTTGTACTATAGAATCAAGCCTTGTAAAAGGGCTTAGAAGGAGAAGACATCACAAATGACTGAGGGTATTTTAGCACACCATAATATGGCACCATTGATAACGCCAGAACACAGTGAAGAGAATCCTGAATCATAAATCCTTCCCATAATCACAGAAACTCCATACTTCACCAATAACCCCCCCAAATATACCATACCAAGGCCCATCGCGTTAACAGATTCATCCAACTATGACGGTTGAAACCTATACCGAAATTCTCTGCCTTTCCTCTCTTCAGAAACCTTGTAGACAAACTTGGCGATGGCGTCCTGCTCCGATATCGCGGTGTTATTGAAGTGTTTCCTCACCGCCGACGCTAGATGTTCCTTGGACACTCGCCCGTAAGCGGTACCTATACGACTGCGTTGAAGGCCCTCGCCTGTCGTGGATTTAAAGTCTTTCGGGTTTTTGGAGGAAGAAGGTTGAAAGTTTTTGCCCTTGTCGCCGTTTTTTTTCGCGACCTTCTGAGCGTTGCGCATTGCGATGGCGGTGGGGGAACGGTAGCCAATGCCTCGTGAGAGGAGGATGGGGTTGATGCGTGAGGAGAATGCGCTGGGGCATTGGAGCTTGTGGACGTACCGATATTGATGGAGGACGGAGAGGGGCATGCTAGACCAGTTTATctgaaaaaaacaaaagagggATTGTCCGTTAGTCATGGGAATTTGGGGAGGAAAGGACAGCAGCATAACGTAGaactcaaaaaaaaaagaaaaaaagaaaagaaagagaaaaaaaaaccaaaatgTGCTAATTACAACGCGTGGGAATTGAAGTGGaggggaagaaaagaattGCTAGAGGCGCACTTACACCTGGATTTTCCACTGTGCCCTGTTCAGGATCACCCACAACTGCTTCTGGCTGTGGTTGTCTCGCATCTTTACTTGCTGTAGCAGCAACAGAAGCAGCGGTATTTCCTGCCCTGCGACCCTTGGTGGCTCCAGTTTGTCGTTCTCGCTGGCCAGTGGACGCTTCTGATCTCGAATCGTCAAGGCCGCCAGCGGCTGTTCCGCGCTGCCTTGGTGGTGCCATGACGGAGTATTCTATTAATAAGCACCAGGAGCGTGAAAATCCACTGAGCAGCAGGCGGCGAGAGCAGTCAGGGCAGTTCAATGCAACGAGCAAAGGAGGGATGTCATCGCGCTTTGTGACGAGGTGCCCACACACCGAGATATTGACGCGCCGCTCTTAACGCAAAGCCGACACTAAGACCTAAAACGAGTTAGCGTGGACGCGGCTCGGATTTTGTTTGTCGCCAAAGCCGGTCGGCCCTAACCGCCCTTAGCTGGTGCCCTTAGCGCTCTCGAACCCGCCCAGAGTTAATCCCGCTGCCGCCAATCAATCCGCGGCCGAGCTGGAAGGTACCCCGTGACGTCACGACCACACCGCGCCATCAGCCAGAACGCGACGAACGAAAACTTATAACATTTTCGTATATCAGATTTAGAACTTCACCCAGAACAGTTCAGGCTTCTCTTACACACTCTACAAAATACAGAGTAACAATCCACCAAATAATAGATTAATCCTTAATTTGTTGTCTCCGTGTGGCAGCTCTTTGTCCTGCCACTTCCTTGCTCTCTCAGACCATGACCAACAACAAAACCACTGTAGTCTCCTGTCCTCTACTAAATTCTTAAGAATATGAGAAGCTGACCCCCAGATGCACTGGCAATAAGCTCAGATATTTATTGGGGGATTTACCATCTCAATGGGTCCAAAGCCTAATTGGTATATGTTATGTCTATGCCATCAGACATATCATACACAGTGACGCGAAAGCAACCATCATACACTCAGCAAGACTAATTACATCCACGCAGTAATCTCGCACACTCCCACTGATTGTCATTTGATAGCCATtgcagggaaaaaaaaaagttgcAAATGTTTGGAGCACTCTGTGCCACAAAGTTCTATCTTCCTTTCTATCCCTTTGCTCTCTGACAAAATCAAATATGGGAGGTACACATATATTTGAGCTCTTCCTGTATACACACACTATTCCCGACTGTTCAGAGGGGCCTGAGTGTCTTCACACAGGCTTCTGATATGAAGGTATACCTGGGGCGAAACTCCGGTTGTGCATCCTAATTGACCCCATGAAATTGAAGGAGAGCAAAGGCGGGGATCTTTGTCTCACCCGTGTGGGGTTTGACACCGGCATTCCAAACAGAAGAACTTTTGATGACACAGATTCCGGTGCGACACAATCCTGAGGATGAGTACCGGCGATGGGCCTGCCAGCAACTTTAGAGAGCCGTCGGGCCTTGCAGGTCAGCGTTTGAAAGGCAGTGTCTCAATTGCTTCGATGGTAAGGAGTTGTTTCTTTATCCATGTGTCTTTCGTTGCCTCGAACGCAACGGAGTTGAGGCTTGAGCCTATAGAAGTGATGTGAGAGGGCACAAATTCAAAGTCACAGCTAGGATAAAACCTCTCGACCTGAGTAGAAACCATCGGAGGGCCCACGCTCTCAATTCTCATTGCGCCAATGGAGGATATCCATACGCTATGCTGTCAACGTACCCAGTCTGGTTGCATCCCAATGGCCTCGTTACATTTGCAGTTGGGCGGGCGAATTAGATGGATGGCTTTGATGCGACTTGGCTGGATGAATTACACCGAGGCCCAGCGAACATGCCGTTAACAAGCTTACCAGTTAACTAAGCACATAACTCGGACCCGGAA includes:
- a CDS encoding uncharacterized protein (EggNog:ENOG410PSGI~COG:S~BUSCO:14956at33183) encodes the protein MAPPRQRGTAAGGLDDSRSEASTGQRERQTGATKGRRAGNTAASVAATASKDARQPQPEAVVGDPEQGTVENPGINWSSMPLSVLHQYRYVHKLQCPSAFSSRINPILLSRGIGYRSPTAIAMRNAQKVAKKNGDKGKNFQPSSSKNPKDFKSTTGEGLQRSRIGTAYGRVSKEHLASAVRKHFNNTAISEQDAIAKFVYKVSEERKGREFRYRFQPS